Sequence from the Fragaria vesca subsp. vesca linkage group LG4, FraVesHawaii_1.0, whole genome shotgun sequence genome:
CAGGAGACAGCCATGCTGCAGCTATGCAAGCGAATGAGCAGGTGCATTATTTACAATTTCGTAGTTTTAATACGCATATCTCAACATACACACTAACTACACATTACACGCAGTTCATGAATGAAACTAGTGCTGAGATAATAGGGTTTGTCTACACACCACATGCTGTTCATAAACTCTAACTACACACTGCATGCAGATTCAAATATTTCTTGAATTGGCCTTTTATCAGATTGAGTCTTTTGGGTTTGTCCACCAAATCTGGTATACCTGTTGTTAAGGTCGGCAATGAACCTCCATGTGCAACTAAAACCTACAACCAAGTCATTTTTGTTAGCAATGCTATAATCTGTCATTAAATCGATTCTTTGATGTACTTCAAGGACCTGTCTTAGCACTATACATGGCTTTAAAACTGCATAGTTATTTTCCTTGAAATTTTAAGAAATTGATATTAAGAGTAGCAACTTTACCTGATCTGCAGCTTGAGCAAGCTCTGGATGTAGTCCACGCGGAACTTCTGCCCGAAGACAAGGCCAAAATCATTAAAGAATTAAAAGTGGAAGGAAAAACAGCCATGGTTGGGGATGGCATCAACGATGCCCCTGCTTTAGCCACGGCTGATATTGGAATCTCGATGGGCATTTCAGGGTCAGCCCTTGCTCAAGATACTGGGAATATCATTCTAATGTCAAATGATGTCAGGAAACTACCGAAGGCAATCCAGCTTGCAAGAAGAGCCAAACGTAAAGTAATTGAAAATGTGATCCTATCGATCAGTACTAAAGCTGGAATTCTGGCACTAGCATTTGCGGGACATCCACTTGTTTGGGCAGCAGTTCTTGCAGATGTTGGGACATGCTTGCTTGTCATATTAAACAGCATGCTGCTTTTGCGAGGAGCTCACAGGCATGGAGACAAACATGTACATAATCATGGAAAACATATACACAGCCACTCTCATGGAAACCAGAAGTGTTGCTCTGACCACAAAGTTGTAGAGGTGTGCAAGTCTCAAAAGTGCTCTTCTCAGAGGTGTGCATCAGAATGCAGGCCTAGTTCCAATTTGAGCTTGCCTGGCAATTCTACATGCAGTAGTGACCTGCATGAGGCAAAGCACCATGATCATGGAAGCTGCAGATCTCATAACCGTGGAGGCAATAGGCAAAGCCACACTCACACAAACCAGCATTGTTTCTCGGATAGCAAAACTGTAGTAGTGCATGAACCTCCAAAGTGTTCTTCTCAGAGTTGTGGACCAGACTGCCAGCCTAGTCCTCTGAAGGCAAGCTTGGCTGATGATTGTAAGTGTGAGGATTCAGAAGAGATTCACAGTTGCCCAAGAAATGATGACTTGCATGAGGCAAAGAACTGCGATAAACATGATCTGGAGTCACAAATTAATCACAAGCATGGCTGTTTGCAGACTGAAAATTTGAGCTCATGTGAAGATCATGGGTGCACTGCCTTGACTGTAAGGCATGGAAGTTGTGGGGAGGGTTATGGAATCCAATCAATCCATGAGAAAAAAGACTGCAACCACCATTCTGCCCCTTCTTTGGAGGAAAATAGGAGACCAAAGAGTGTTGATCATTGCCACTCAACACATTGTGACAAAGAGCATATCAGCAATGAAGCTTTTCAGGAAACAGCTAGCACAAGCTGTGAGGAGCATCATCATCACCATCATCAACAACATCAACATCAAGATCAACATCATCATCATCATCATCATAATCACCACCATCATCATCAACATCAAACATCACCTCCTCATATGACTATCGATATTATACAGAGTAGTAACCATACCAAATCTGCGCTCCCACATGCTTGCAACAGTGGACGAATAAGAGAAAAAGAGGTCTGTTGTCCACAGTCGATGGGAATCAATGCCTGCATGTTAGAAAAAAGAGAAGTTGGGGGATGCTGCAAGAGCTACATGAAGGAATGCTGTGGTGTACATGGACATATTGGCTCTAGCTTTCAAGGTTCCTTATCAGAAGTAACAATTGAATAGCTCTGGACTAACAGAAATAAAGATCAGATAAATATATCCATTAGCTTTTTCTCAAGGCATTTAAGCATTCAGCTAGGGGAAGTGGGGAACTAATTTATGGCTAGCAAAGGGGATCATAATATAAGAGAGCTTAAACAATATGCAATCCAGTTGAAAATGTATGTATCTGGTTGCATTTACTTACGCAAGTATTTGATAGGAACTTTGGCTTAGAGAATGTATATTGTATTTTCTTCTATACAAGACCGAACATTTCACCTTATAGTGTTTGCTGCTTTAAGAATTACGTAAGGATTTCATTAACAGACGTATACAAAAAAAAAAAAAAAAAGGATTTCATTAACATCATTATTTCACCAAAACAATTATAATGCATCTTTGATCATCTTTGTGCCAAACTTCTGCTTTCTTCTTACAATACAAGGGATATGGTAGGACGCATGCAAAAGTCGATATCTAAATCTTGACGCAACAATGAACACATGTTTTAACCAGCATCTGAGTTCCAGGTAGAAGTCATAGAAGAGATAGAACACACGAATTAGGCAAGACTGCAAGACCTTTATTTTGGCTTCAACCCCTGATTAAGATAGAACAAAACCTCCAAATACCACAAGAAAATCAACTTAAATATACTAAAATATTGCACTACACGACTTGGCTTAGTGAGATTTGTATAGAGCTCTAATTCCGTGAATATCGTCATGATGCAAATCCAGCTTGGTAACTCCAGAAGAGATGTAAGGATACATGATAGCATCCTCCTCCGAGCTATGAGCAAGTCCGAGAAGGTGGCCAATCTCATGCAAAGCCACTGTCTCCAAGTCGTAATAACCTTCCAAGGCGCCAATGGACCAGGGCTCGTCGGCGTCGTAGTGAAGCTTTCCATATGTTGGGGCATAAGCATGTGCTAGAATCCCACCGGTGCCGTCAAATGAGCTTCCATCTCCGTGATCGCCTTGTTCGAAACTGATCTTTATGTCTGCCTTCTTGTAATCTCTGTGTCGTCTGAACTTGAAGTGAGTACTGGCTGCCCACGTCTGAAAAGCTTGTGCAATCGGAGTCATGGCTTCGGACAGAGTGCCTGGAGCGAAAGCGTAGGTCAGGTGGTACTTCGACGGAGGCCATTTTTGCTTGCTGCTGAAGAAAGAATAGTGAGACACTTCATGAATGTGATCCTTTTTACTATAGTCGATTTTGTGGACGCCAATATGATCTGAAACACCGCAGCGGGGCTTCGTCATCTTGGAAACGGTTTTGCCGTCAAGGGTTCCGGTGGTTCGGAGGTGGAAGTAGTGCTGGTAGTCCTTGACGGCCGACTCGAGGACGTCGTCGAAATCGTCGTCGTCTGCATGAATGTGGTTCTTGTCGTTGCCGTAGCTTAAGTAACCGAACTTTTCAAGGAAGAGTTTGAGGTCGAGGATGCCTTGGATGTGATCACCCTTGTGAGAACCCTTGAGGTGCTCCAGAAACTCGAACGGCGACGATGATGAGTTTTTGTGATCGTGGGATAATGATGAAGTTGGGCAATAGAGGAGAGATGGGATAATGAAAAGGAGATCTAGAGTGAGTATTGTCAAGAGAGGGAGAGTTTTTGAGGCCATTTAAAACTACGGACTAACTAATATATTAGCAAGAAGTAATAAGATGCATGATAGAAAGTAGTTTATCGAGCGCTATTTATAGACCCTAGCTTAGATCATTTCATGAATGTGATTACACCTAAATTAATATTTTATTGGACAGTAATTGTCTATGTGAATATTAGTTAAATTTATGGTCCACGTCATACCGGCGAGCCCGGAATAATGGGTTTACAAGTGATGACCCGCTAGGAAATCATGCGAGCTGGACAGTCCGCATACGAACGGACTCTGCATAACGGACTTTGCGTACAAGAGGAGTTTAATTGCTGGGGGAACACCTCGCCCCGACTTAGCATCGTACCCCAACTTGTATATACAAGAGCACGTGCATGGCTTGTGGTCCTTTAATTACATAAGTATCTCGACGGCATCTTGATGGAATCTCGCTACGACTTGGAAGCATCTCGATGGCATCCCGACTCGACAAGCATTTTCGCGCTCGACTTGAGATATTATCATCTTGCCCTTGATTATATCTAGTGGTGCACGTACAGTAGGCTTTCAAAGTCTCCCACGAATGCATGCATGTTTAATTATTAGAGGGAGATATCTTTGAGCTTATAGCCCGTATAGACGATTTCACATAGATGATTAGCATGCAAAGAGGTTGCATGTGAGATGGACTCCACACGATTGGATTTCGCATGCAAGAAAGTCGGGCTTCATACTTCGCCACCGCATGCTTGATTGAGAGAACGTCGTCATCTCGTCTTTAATTGGATAAAGCATATGACTATAGTACGTGCATGGCAAGGGTTCTTATCCCATGCAATAGTTATCCAATAGTCATGTGAATCATATCCAGACGTGAAGCATATGATCACTCCTAATTCTAGTGGATTAAGGAGATATACATGCAAGCTGTGCATATCTACTTTGCATGCACGTCCAGAGTTCTAGTATTCAAGGGCACTCATACAGTGCTTAGAAGGAGCATACGTCCAAGAAGTGTTCTAGGCAAACTCTACTGTTTAGAACAAAGCGACGACCACGAAGTGATTTACATCTGCCTACGCCACATTTATCGTTGAAGATTTCTACAAGTCTTTGACATGCTTTGGGCCAATACCTGTGGCCCTAAATAGCTCTATATAAGAGAGTTCGAGGATCTGGTTTAGCTCTCTACAACAAACAATACAACAACTCAACTCTACAAAATACAATACAATTCTCAACCTAGTCGAACCTCAGACGCTCCCCGGAGCTTTCCTTTCGTTTCCCCGTACGCTCTCCGGAGCTTTCTCTTTCTTTTTTCCTCTCCTTCCCAATTGAAGCTCTGCTCGATCCTACGTCGAGTATCGATATTGTGACGCTCAGGCGGACTACTGTAAGTCCTTGCCCAGTACGCAAGGCGAATCTGAAGAACCCTGCGGTGGAGTTGGTGCTCTCTCCATCCTCAGTCGCTTGATTAGAAGCAGAAGGCTAAGCGCACCCCGCTACTACAACCATTACATTCCGCGTCCGCGCGGTGGCACACCCGTAACAACTAAAAGAGACTTTGCACGGCCAGACTTACTGGTGTGGCCAAAACAGAATGAGTGGGGTTTGGAGTTACCGTACTTTAGCTTGATGGTTAAAGATATTTGAAGCACCGTAATTGAGCACCTAGCCTAGACGATAGATTATATGTCCGCCTTTCACTCAAAACATAACACCATTTCTTTTATTCTAATCATATTACAATGAGGTTAAGATATCAAGTTTGGAGGAACTTACACTGTGGCATGAATAATACTTAATTTCATTCAGTGCTATATATTTATGCTAGAATTAAATTCAGTTTACCCTATTATGGTTTAGAGGTGAATTCATATTAGTCTGATCCTTAAACTTTCAATTTCATCAGATTACCCCCCGAGCTCTCATTTTTCTGTTTGCCGTCTCCTATCACTCATGCTCCGTCCAATTGGGACTTTGAAATTTGATGACTTGTGATGGCGTTTTGGGGGTTGAGAAGCTAATTTACCAGAAAAACAAGAGCTCGAGAGGTAATCTGATGAAATTGAAAGTTTATGGACTAACATGAATTCACCTCTAAACCACAATGAGGTAAATTTAATTTAATTCTTTATTCTAATGAGATAATTAAGTTTCTCATTCCCATTCATATATACCTAAGTTTCTTACATGGTTATTTTCTAGAATTAAATTCAGTTTACCCTCTTGTGGTTTGAGATTGACTTCATGTTAGTCCCTACACTTTTATTTTCATCAGTTTACCCCTTGAACTCTTCAATTTATGTCTGCCGTGCCCAAATTCTCATATTTCGTTTGAATTGACCTTTAATTATCAGCAGTTAAGGTCCGATTTGGACATATAAGGTTCGATTTGCCCAAATTCTAGATATTGTCCTCATAGTTAAGGTTAAAATTATCAACAGTTAACGCCCGATTTGGACAAAATATGGGACATTTGGTCACGCTTGAGGAAAATTCAAAAATTTGAGAGGTAAACTGATGAAATTGAAAGTATAGGGATTAACATAAAGTTACTCTCAAACTTCATGAGAGTAAACTGAATTTAATTCTATTTTCTATTTGAAATCCAGCTAGAATACTTTTTTATCGATTCTAGCTAGCAATGCCTTCGTATATATATGACCTCCACCGGATATTCCAGAAAGTTAATTAGAGGACACAATGTCGAACCAATTATAGATTAATTAAGCTCATCACATATCCGATCCAAACGTTGCAAATTAATAATCAATGTTCAAAGACCAACAACCTGAGCTCATCGATCAATCAAATATCACAAGTGCTGGATAATAATAATTGTTCTCTAACATATGTATGATATATTGTTCATAATCATATTTATGAATGTTATTTCGTTTTTTCTGCTGGACAATCATCAAAGTTTATTTATTTTTTATACGCATCAAAGTTTATATGTTTATACCATTTTTGTTTACACAAATAAACTCCCATGCCTGAAATTATTCCCGGGCGGGACAAATATATATTTGAATAAGAACGTTTCTGCCATGTTTTGTATGTATGTATTTGTTCTATCCAGGGAAGAATGTTTATATTTCTTTTTTAACCATGGGAGAATCTCTATAAGCAATTTACACAGATATATCTGAGCATATTGCATATATATATATATATATATATATATATATATATATACTACCTNNNNNNNNNNNNNNNNNNNNGTCAAATTCGATCTCAGTCTTTCATGCTTGGATTAATTAATATTCGCTCTCCGATTGAGTTTGACTAACTGGAATTTGAGTGAATTTGTGGAAATCTATCTATTTGATGGAGAATTAATATTGTGGGTTTGCTTATGGTATTTGTTAGTTGAATGTTCTATTGGATTTTAGAAGCGTTGAAGATTAGGGATATATATGTAGTTTGAGAGTGTTGAAGGGGATGGCCTTGTGAAGTTGTGAGAATGGTGGAGGATTAAGGGAACTCGTATATGACTTCTTCGTCTTCTTTTTTTTCTTTTTTTTCCGATGGAAGTATATGACTATAGAGGGAATAGAGAATGATAAGGATGAAGTTTAAAGGGAAGTAGAGGTCTAGAGCTGAGTTCATCTTTCTGGGTTTCAAGAGAGAGGATTCATCTTCCTGGGTTTCAACACAAAGGAGTGAGGAGGGACCCAATAAAAATGAAAGAACCTATGAAAGGATGACACGTTTCCGTCCGCAATTTAACATTTTCACGGACGTTCGTTCTCGATCCTGACTGTATATATATATATATATATATATATATGCTCGATCATATTCTTTCTGACAACTACATATGCAGATATATAAGCACATGGCTAATACTGGTACTTAGTATTTTTCTTGTAATGATCGAACGTACACTAGCTATCATTTTCGTGATGATTTAGCTATTTAGAGATGGTTGATCTGAAAACTTTTAGGGCAAAACCCTAGGGCCTCCATGTACGTACGTACCAGTTTGTTTCTTTCTTTCT
This genomic interval carries:
- the LOC101299761 gene encoding metalloendoproteinase 1-like translates to MASKTLPLLTILTLDLLFIIPSLLYCPTSSLSHDHKNSSSSPFEFLEHLKGSHKGDHIQGILDLKLFLEKFGYLSYGNDKNHIHADDDDFDDVLESAVKDYQHYFHLRTTGTLDGKTVSKMTKPRCGVSDHIGVHKIDYSKKDHIHEVSHYSFFSSKQKWPPSKYHLTYAFAPGTLSEAMTPIAQAFQTWAASTHFKFRRHRDYKKADIKISFEQGDHGDGSSFDGTGGILAHAYAPTYGKLHYDADEPWSIGALEGYYDLETVALHEIGHLLGLAHSSEEDAIMYPYISSGVTKLDLHHDDIHGIRALYKSH